In one window of Pseudorasbora parva isolate DD20220531a chromosome 7, ASM2467924v1, whole genome shotgun sequence DNA:
- the erfl3 gene encoding ETS domain-containing transcription factor ERF translates to MKTPGDSGFAFPDWAYKPESSPGSRQIQLWHFILELLRKEEYHDVIAWQGDYGEFVIKDPDEVARLWGARKCKPQMNYDKLSRALRYYYNKRILHKTKGKRFTYKFNFNKLVLVNYPFIDMGSAGAAVPQSAPPVPTGPHFRFPPSTPSDMQVSDVLRSPSSEELRSPGMFSGRRIARGSVSDCSDGTSVNSEIEDGNGGASEERVTERVAERGGGGSGGGGFRGAVHPRLSHEAMFRMYGGHGGHRGHRVTEVGHRVHPEPLSPFTVSPLPGPGGPGLLAPPLSPALSMTPGSHLAYTPSPTLSPMPGSIFSFNPEDMQRYLQAHTQSVYNYHLSPRAFFHYPNIIVPHPQRPDKGMPGPQACDRGPAERPSVLNSHHSSLPPPHAHPIHHHLGEEQHHSPFKFKLQPPPLGRKKSDSQGRPGSLSSTSTSGLGSSLSFGSDLSSASGSGLVSNSSSTGSLNSAGLPKIKVEPISDIESEEEVEVTDISDEEADERDEEFAVFPSHYRKHNHHHHHHHHQHYPHSQKHQQPNGTDARLHPDDDLEEEVFKAPAPPPFFVSSTSSSGDGRRSNPVVKSEPVEPADMQLASGGLPQMHSQCIPLKLRFKRRWDQDQHMEEAEDKKVRGEERGRERNGMVEESGSGSGSGEGESPPPLAHHRVSAELHRATAQLSLENKDC, encoded by the exons GGTTTGCGTTTCCAGACTGGGCCTATAAGCCCGAGTCCAGTCCTGGCTCCAGACAGATCCAGCTGTGGCACTTTATCCTAGAGCTGCTGAGGAAGGAGGAGTATCATGATGTGATTGCCTGGCAGGGGGACTACGGGGAGTTTGTGATCAAAGACCCCGATGAGGTGGCCAGGCTGTGGGGCGCCCGCAAGTGCAAACCTCAGATGAACTACGACAAACTCAGCAGAGCTCTCAG GTATTATTACAACAAGAGAATTCTCCATAAAACTAAAGGAAAACGCTTCACCTACAAGTTCAATTTCAACAAGCTGGTCCTGGTCAACTACCCTTTCATTGATATGGGGTCTGCAG GAGCGGCTGTTCCTCAGAGTGCTCCACCAGTTCCTACAGGTCCCCATTTCCGTTTCCCTCCATCCACTCCATCAGACATGCAGGTTTCCGACGTGCTGCGCTCCCCCAGCAGCGAGGAGCTGCGCAGTCCTGGGATGTTCAGCGGCCGCCGCATCGCCCGTGGGTCTGTCTCCGACTGCAGCGATGGAACTTCTGTCAACTCTGAGATTGAAGATGGGAACGGAGGTGCGTCAGAAGAGAGAGTGACGGAAAGAGTGGCTGAGAGAGGAGGAGGCGGCAGTGGTGGCGGCGGTTTTCGAGGTGCCGTCCACCCTCGTTTGTCTCATGAAGCTATGTTCAGGATGTACGGTGGACACGGAGGTCACAGAGGTCATCGAGTGACTGAGGTCGGACACAGGGTTCATCCTGAGCCTCTCTCACCATTCACCGTTTCGCCTCTGcctggtcctggagggccaggCCTGTTGGCGCCCCCTCTCTCACCAGCGCTCTCCATGACCCCGGGCTCTCACCTGGCCTACACGCCCTCCCCTACCCTGTCACCCATGCCTGGCTCCATATTCTCTTTCAACCCAGAGGACATGCAACGATACCTGCAGGCTCACACCCAGAGCGTTTACAATTACCACCTGAGCCCTCGTGCCTTCTTTCATTACCCAAACATCATCGTTCCTCATCCTCAGCGCCCTGACAAAGGCATGCCCGGACCCCAGGCCTGTGATCGCGGCCCTGCCGAGAGGCCCTCGGTGCTCAACAGCCATCACTCCAGCCTCCCGCCTCCTCACGCTCACCCTATTCACCACCACCTCGGGGAGGAGCAGCACCATTCTCCCTTCAAGTTCAAGCTCCAGCCTCCTCCACTGGGCCGAAAAAAGAGCGATAGTCAGGGTCGCCCGGGCTCGCTTTCCTCCACATCTACATCCGGTCTGGGCTCGTCATTGTCATTTGGCAGTGACCTCAGTTCAGCCAGTGGATCGGGACTGGTTTCCAACTCCTCCTCAACTGGCTCCCTAAACAGTGCTGGCTTGCCCAAGATTAAG GTTGAGCCTATATCTGACATTGAATCAGAAGAGGAAGTTGAAGTGACTGACATCAGTGATGAAGAAGCTGATGAAAGAGACGAAGAGTTTGCCGTTTTCCCATCTCACTACCGTAaacataatcatcatcatcatcaccatcaccatcagcATTATCCTCACAgccaaaagcaccaacagcCCAATGGGACCGATGCCCGTCTCCACCCGGATGATGACTTGGAGGAAGAGGTGTTCAAAGCCCCCGCCCCTCCACCCTTCTTCGTATCTTCCACCTCTTCCTCAGGTGATGGTCGCCGCAGTAACCCCGTTGTGAAGAGCGAACCTGTAGAGCCTGCGGACATGCAGCTGGCATCCGGCGGACTGCCACAAATGCACTCCCAGTGTATCCCACTAAAGCTCCGGTTCAAACGCCGCTGGGACCAGGACCAGCACATGGAAGAGGCGGAAGACAAGAAAGTGAGAGGAgaagagagggggagagagaggaaCGGGATGGTGGAGGAGAGTGGGAGTGGAAGTGGGAgtggagagggagaaagcccaCCTCCTCTCGCTCATCACCGAGTAAGCGCCGAGCTCCACCGAGCCACGGCACAGCTGTCACTGGAGAACAAGGACTGCTGA